From the Candidatus Poribacteria bacterium genome, the window CGCGCTCGGTGCTGAGTGCCATCAGCGCATCCATATCGCACACATTCCCCCATAGATGGACTGCCACGATTGCTTTGGTGCGTGGCGTGATCCGCTTCCGAACGTCTGCCACATCAATGAGCAGTGTTTTTGGATCCACTTCACAGAAAACCGGTGTCGCCATCAATGCCAACGCCGGTGTAATTGAACCCATCCATGTATACGTTGGGCAGATCACTTCATCCCCGGGACCAACACCGACCCCAAACATCGCGCTCTGTAATGCCGCTGTACCGTTCGTAGTGCTCAATGCGAATCGAGTGTGGTGACGGTCACGCCAGATTTTCTCAAATTCCTGAACAGTTGGAGACGCACCGGAGAGCTCGTTCCGTAAGGTCATTTCATAAACGATCTGTGCTTCTTCTTCTGTAATTTGCTTCCATTCGTCTAACTTCGGATACGGCGCGTCAGGAGATGTCTCAAAGACCGGCGTTCCACCTAAAACGGCGGGAAGATCCTTTGGATTCGTCTTAAGATGCGGCGGTTTTGCGCTGTTCATCTCCATAAAGTTTCCTCGGTGTTTCTTTCTCAAATTGTTTTTAATCTCGCACCCGTGCTATACTATGGTGAATCCAAAGAATAGCTACACACTTTCGCCCAGACCCGGTAGGTGCGGTTTCTAACCGCACCGGCGCAGAATGTACAATTAATTCTAATATCTACCATAAAAGTTGTGTTATAGATGGATTCAATATTAGCCATAATAACATGTTTTAACCGCTTTTGTCAAATTTTAGCAGAGAGATTGAAAAATCTTGAACATCCAAAAGGCACTCGCTTCCCTGTTACAGGGCAGAACATCTCAAATCAAAAATCTGTTTGTTAATTACTGTGGACCGCCCCTCCTCGCCCTCTCTGGGTTTTTTCTCTTGTGTGGCATTGTACTCCAGATACGCGGACAGAGTCCGCTTGAGTTCTACAGTATCATCTTTGTGAGCGCATTTTCAAGCGTTGACGATTTCGGGTATGTGCTCTTTAACGCAACACCGCTGATTTTTACAGGGCTTGCTGTGGCGATTGCCTATAAAAGTGGACTCTTTAATATCGGTTGTGAGGGGCAGCTCTACGTTGGGGCATTTGCTGCTGCTTATGTAGGTATCCACCTAAACCTCCCCGGCTTTTTGCTAATTCCGTTGTGTATCGGCAGTGCCGTGATTGCTGGGGCTGCATGGAGTGCAATCCCGGGTTTCTTAAAAGCGAGATACGGTGCACACGAAGTCATCAACACGATTATGATGAACTTCGTCGCGTTTGCACTCATGAATTACCTCGTTACGTCTGTATATCAAGAACCCGGACAGATGATACCTCAAACACCTCAAATTTATGAAGCGGCGCGACTCCCACGATTGGCATCCCTACTCCCAATTCTACCCCACAGCAATCCGCTGAATTTAAGTTTCTTGCTTGCCTGTGGGTGTGCGATGTGCTGCTATATCTTCTTAACATACACCCGTTGGGGATATGAACTCCGGTTGTTAGGAAACGCGCCAGATGTTGCCGCCTATGGCGGGATTAACCCGCGAACTGTGACCGTCTGGGTAATGGCATTAAGTGGAGCCGTCGCAGGATTAGCCGGAGTCGCTGAGGTGTTAGGATACCGATATCGGTTTTTGGATAACTTCTCATCGGGATGGGGTTTCACGGGTATTGCAGTCGCCCTCTTGGGGAGAAATAATCCTTTTGGTATTTTGGTGGCTGCTGTCTTGTTTGGATTGTTGAATAAAGTCGCCTTAGATATCGAAATTTTGTTGGAGATCCGGCGAGGGTTGTTTCTTGCTGGGCAAGGTGTATTGATTATCTGGTTAGTTTGCACAGAAGGTATTTCGCGGAGAAGGAATTGATGCTTGACTTAATCCCCACCACTTTGCGAATGGCAACACCGTTAGGGTTCGCCGCACTCGGCGGAATTTACTCCGAACGCTCTGGAGTGATTAACCTTGCGCTTGAAGGGATGATGCTCATCGGAGCGTTTGGCTACGTTATCGGAACACAGATTTCAGGTTCAACATGGATCGGGCTGCTCGTCGCGATGGGTTTCGGATTCCTTTTTGCCTTGTTACATGCTATTGCGACTATTACTTTTCGGGCAGAACAAATCGTCACTGGAATCGCAATTAACATTTTGGCGTTAGG encodes:
- a CDS encoding ABC transporter permease: MNIQKALASLLQGRTSQIKNLFVNYCGPPLLALSGFFLLCGIVLQIRGQSPLEFYSIIFVSAFSSVDDFGYVLFNATPLIFTGLAVAIAYKSGLFNIGCEGQLYVGAFAAAYVGIHLNLPGFLLIPLCIGSAVIAGAAWSAIPGFLKARYGAHEVINTIMMNFVAFALMNYLVTSVYQEPGQMIPQTPQIYEAARLPRLASLLPILPHSNPLNLSFLLACGCAMCCYIFLTYTRWGYELRLLGNAPDVAAYGGINPRTVTVWVMALSGAVAGLAGVAEVLGYRYRFLDNFSSGWGFTGIAVALLGRNNPFGILVAAVLFGLLNKVALDIEILLEIRRGLFLAGQGVLIIWLVCTEGISRRRN